The DNA region CCGACCCAGCTGCAACCAGACGCCAATCGAAGTCTGTGGCACTTGCGAAAGTGGCAACACCCAAGGGGAGGGTATAAGACTCCGGTCGATCCAAGACAATCAGGGGCCAAAGAAAATCGCTCCAAGAACCGATAAAGACAAATATTGCTAACGTTACCAGTGCTGGACGGACAGCAGGCAACATAATATTCCACCACAACCCTAACTCAGAACAGCCATCCATCCGACCGGCTTCTTCAAGGGACTTCGGAACACCCTGAAAGGCTTGTCGCAGCAGGAAAATCCCGAAGGCAGAAGCAAGGCTGGGGAAAATAACGCCCAGATATGTATTTCTTAAACCTAGCTGCACCGTCAAGACGAAAAGGGGAATCATCACGATCTGGAAGGGAATCATGATTGTGGAGAGAACCAGGGTGAAAATTAGGTCACGTCCCCGAAAATCCAGTCTTGCTAGTGGGTAAGCGGCTAGGGAACAGAAGAGTAGATTTAAGCTGACCGTAAGAACAGCCACAATTGTACTGTTCCACAAGTATTGCCCAAAGGGATTGGTTTGCCAGACGGTGAGGAAATTTTGGAAGGTGGGCTGACTGGGTAATAGCTGGGGAGGAAACTGAAAGATGTCTTCGGTTGGAGACTTGAACGATGTGCCGACAAGCCATAAGAGAGGGAAGAGCATCACAAATGCGATCGCTCCTAACAGCACATACATTCCCACTATTTTCCACATCTGAGTTTGCCGCTTTCGACTCATGGCGTATCGCTCACCTGAAACCTCTTCTCTGTACAGATACTATGGAGCGGCTTGTCCCAAGGGTCAACTGGTAATTGGGACACATAGGCAAATTCAAACACAATTCCTATCGTAGATTTAGAGGCCCAGTCGGCTGAACTCAGCAATCGGTCATAAAAGCCTCCCCCATACCCTAAGCGGTATCCTCGTGCATCACAAGCCACAGTCGGAACTAAGATCAGATCGACCTCATGGGGCATCAAGATGGGGGAATCAGGGTGAGGCTCAAAAATGCCATAATCGCCTTTAGAGAGGGGTTCTCCAGGCATCCAGCAATGCCATACGAGAGATTTTTGTTCAATACGAGGAAATCCCCAACGGCGTTTGGAGTCTTTAAATAGGGGACTTAAATCGGGTTCTTGGCGAAAGCTGAAATAAGCCAGTATGGTTCGTGCTGGGCTAAATAAAGGTGAGGATTGCAGGTGAGAACAGAGGCGATCGCTTTTTTGCTGCCATTCTTCCCCAGGGAGCGATCGCCGTTTTTGCAGTAAAATTCGACGCAATTCGGATTTATTTGGCTGGGGTTTCACGTCCTTAACCATTTCTAATCACAATTTATGCCAAAATCTCTCACAATTGCGACATGGAATCTTGAGCGTCCAAGGCTTGGAGGTTGGAAAAAAAATGGTGACTTTAACCAAACGCTGAGTGACCCAACTGGATACGGAACCCATCAAGGACGGAACATGTTGAGTGAGGCACT from Microcoleus sp. AS-A8 includes:
- a CDS encoding carbohydrate ABC transporter permease is translated as MSRKRQTQMWKIVGMYVLLGAIAFVMLFPLLWLVGTSFKSPTEDIFQFPPQLLPSQPTFQNFLTVWQTNPFGQYLWNSTIVAVLTVSLNLLFCSLAAYPLARLDFRGRDLIFTLVLSTIMIPFQIVMIPLFVLTVQLGLRNTYLGVIFPSLASAFGIFLLRQAFQGVPKSLEEAGRMDGCSELGLWWNIMLPAVRPALVTLAIFVFIGSWSDFLWPLIVLDRPESYTLPLGVATFASATDFDWRLVAAGSVISIAPVIVLFLFVQRYIVPTDTSSGVKG
- a CDS encoding 5-formyltetrahydrofolate cyclo-ligase, which encodes MVKDVKPQPNKSELRRILLQKRRSLPGEEWQQKSDRLCSHLQSSPLFSPARTILAYFSFRQEPDLSPLFKDSKRRWGFPRIEQKSLVWHCWMPGEPLSKGDYGIFEPHPDSPILMPHEVDLILVPTVACDARGYRLGYGGGFYDRLLSSADWASKSTIGIVFEFAYVSQLPVDPWDKPLHSICTEKRFQVSDTP